GTACTCTTTATCTGTACCAAAACCGCATAAATTAACTTTACATAATTTATTATTTGAAAAACTAGACTTGATTATTAGAAAACTTGAAGATGATGGTAATCAAATATTTTTTGATAAAGACAAGTGGTATTATATAGTAAATAAGGTGTTTACAAAATATATTTTAACCATACGAGATATAAATAACATTATAAATATCATCTCTTTTGAGTATCCAATAGTTACAGAAGATGTAAATCTATCAGATTTTTTTCTTATTTCATTACTTAGAGTAAAGAATAATTCACTATATGAAAGTATTCAAAATACTCCTGAGAAATTTTTTATTGATACGGAAACGATGATTTTGGATGAACATAAGAATCAAGTGATAGAATCATTAAAAAAAATTATTAAAGATAATCAAGAATATAAAGAGATACTTAATTTATTATTTCCAATCATAGGAACAGATGAACTAGGTTATGAACAAAAACCAATAAATAAAGACCATAAAAACAAATATTTAGCTGATCCATATTATTTTGAGAATTATTTTTCTTTTTCAATGTCCGATGATAAATTAACACATAGAGAGTTTAAAGAGATAGAAAAATACTTTTTAGATAGTGACTTTGATAAATTTAAACAAGAAATACTAAATCTTGATAAAAATAGAAAAAGTTCCTTATTTTTAGAGATGTTTGAACAAACTAGTTTAGATAGCTTAAATAATCAAAATAAATTAAACAATGGATTTTATAATGCTGTAAAAATATCTTATCAACTAGAAGAGGGAAAATTTGATAAGAATATGGGGTGGACATATATATCTCCATCCATTAGATATATTTGGCTATCTTACGAAATATTGAGAAAAATTGATAACATCGATGCTTTTTTATTAAAATTCTTTACATTCATAGGAGAACAAGTTGTTCCCCTAATTATAAAAGTTGATATATATGAAAGAATAATAAAAGAAATATCTGAACAATCACATGAAAAATTAAATATTAAAGATGAAACAAAAGAGCAGATATTTAAACATTTGAAAAGTAGATTAGAAAAATTATCTTTAGATGATTTTTTGAATGATGATAAAATTGAAACTTATATCTTTTCAAGATATGATAAGTTTGATTTAACTTTGGATAAAATATCAAATG
The DNA window shown above is from Sulfurimonas hongkongensis and carries:
- a CDS encoding KAP family P-loop NTPase fold protein, with protein sequence MQHLDIPINHYDSDKLNFKPFAKKVATSILNYNQNETLIFSIEGRWGSGKTSLINLIENEIKGNVEVLHFNPWLLTDISQVIKLFFDELIKILSYGSFKVKLNEDIKKDLKNLANILLPESMTIKVPFINIGYKPKDVLLSSSEDSLEKIKLKINKYLKNLDKKIVIVIDDIDRLTDNETEFIFRLTKGIADFDNLIYILLYDKTIVSKSLQTFKQEDGEKYLEKIVQYSLSVPKPHKLTLHNLLFEKLDLIIRKLEDDGNQIFFDKDKWYYIVNKVFTKYILTIRDINNIINIISFEYPIVTEDVNLSDFFLISLLRVKNNSLYESIQNTPEKFFIDTETMILDEHKNQVIESLKKIIKDNQEYKEILNLLFPIIGTDELGYEQKPINKDHKNKYLADPYYFENYFSFSMSDDKLTHREFKEIEKYFLDSDFDKFKQEILNLDKNRKSSLFLEMFEQTSLDSLNNQNKLNNGFYNAVKISYQLEEGKFDKNMGWTYISPSIRYIWLSYEILRKIDNIDAFLLKFFTFIGEQVVPLIIKVDIYERIIKEISEQSHEKLNIKDETKEQIFKHLKSRLEKLSLDDFLNDDKIETYIFSRYDKFDLTLDKISNELNNYIFKTNDNFFTILNKFKYWQMSSDGNRWLIAKDSLNKLISLEDVEKYISDLKQKDLSDNQKELLEIWDRKTRW